In the genome of Thermogemmatispora onikobensis, one region contains:
- a CDS encoding PTS ascorbate transporter subunit IIC codes for MNIVLAIVQFIVSEILSKPPLLVGLIALLGLLVLRRPVSELIAGTLKTIVGFLILTGGATILIGALAPLGTMVQAGFHLQGVVPTNEAIVSLAQKAFGAPTALIMAFGFLVNLILARLTPVKFVFLTGHHLFYMATVLAVVLGSAGITGVHQVILGALMLGTIGTVMPALVHPFTRKVTRDAGFALGHFNTFGYITSGLVGKLVRRLGAPRASAEDLAVPEGLSFLRDSLVMTTLTMVIIYLVLAIIAGPAALAQAAGGGNYIMYALTQALTFGAGVAIILVGVRMILAEIVPAFRGIAEKVVPNALPALDCPTTFPFAPNAVLIGFIMSLLGGIVGLFLMGPLGLALIIPGMVPHFFDGGTSGVYGNSTGGWLGAAIGAFINGLLITLLPALLLAFMGSFGLANTTFGDTDFCLAGIITGLGAKAGFFGSYAVVVVLTIALLALASFVTLRITPRSGPQEETPETAQATAETTA; via the coding sequence ATGAACATTGTGCTTGCGATCGTTCAGTTCATTGTCTCGGAGATTTTGAGCAAGCCACCGCTGCTGGTGGGATTGATTGCCCTTCTGGGTTTACTGGTGCTACGGCGCCCCGTCAGCGAATTGATTGCAGGAACGCTCAAGACCATCGTGGGCTTTTTGATTCTGACAGGCGGAGCCACTATTTTGATCGGCGCCCTGGCGCCGCTGGGAACGATGGTGCAGGCTGGTTTTCACCTGCAGGGCGTAGTACCAACCAACGAGGCGATTGTCAGCCTGGCCCAAAAAGCCTTTGGCGCGCCAACAGCTCTCATTATGGCGTTCGGTTTTCTGGTCAACCTGATTTTAGCACGCCTGACCCCGGTGAAGTTTGTCTTTCTGACCGGTCATCATCTCTTCTATATGGCCACGGTGCTGGCCGTGGTTCTGGGTAGTGCGGGCATCACGGGCGTCCATCAGGTCATACTGGGCGCGTTGATGCTGGGAACGATTGGTACGGTGATGCCGGCCCTGGTCCATCCCTTTACGCGCAAGGTGACGCGCGATGCCGGCTTCGCCCTGGGTCACTTCAATACATTCGGCTATATTACCTCGGGACTGGTGGGCAAGCTGGTGCGCCGCCTGGGGGCACCGCGAGCCAGCGCGGAGGATCTGGCAGTGCCAGAGGGACTCTCTTTCCTTCGCGACTCGCTGGTGATGACCACGCTGACGATGGTGATTATTTATCTGGTCCTGGCCATTATTGCTGGACCAGCAGCGCTGGCGCAGGCTGCGGGCGGCGGCAACTATATCATGTATGCCTTGACCCAGGCTCTGACCTTTGGGGCGGGCGTGGCCATTATCCTGGTCGGTGTACGCATGATCCTGGCGGAGATTGTGCCGGCTTTCCGCGGGATTGCGGAGAAAGTGGTACCCAACGCTTTGCCCGCCCTGGATTGCCCGACGACTTTCCCCTTTGCGCCGAATGCGGTCTTGATCGGCTTCATCATGAGCTTGCTGGGTGGTATCGTAGGACTGTTCTTGATGGGACCGCTGGGCCTGGCCCTGATTATTCCCGGCATGGTACCCCACTTCTTCGACGGCGGCACCTCCGGCGTCTACGGCAATTCTACCGGCGGCTGGCTGGGAGCCGCCATCGGTGCCTTCATCAATGGCCTGCTGATTACGCTCCTGCCGGCCTTGCTGCTGGCCTTCATGGGATCATTCGGCCTGGCAAATACGACCTTTGGGGATACCGATTTCTGCCTGGCTGGCATTATCACCGGTCTGGGAGCCAAGGCGGGCTTCTTCGGCTCCTATGCCGTAGTGGTAGTGCTGACCATTGCGCTCCTGGCCCTGGCCTCGTTCGTGACGCTGCGCATTACGCCGCGCAGTGGACCACAGGAGGAGACGCCTGAAACGGCTCAGGCAACCGCCGAGACGACCGCCTGA
- a CDS encoding PTS sugar transporter subunit IIB, with protein MKILAVCGMGFGSSLVLRMTIEDVLKAAGLKAQVVVSDIGTARSEQADIIVTSAEFARLLADRGIPIVVIKNYVDRKEMKEKLLPLVKGS; from the coding sequence GTGAAGATCTTAGCTGTCTGTGGCATGGGATTTGGCAGCAGCCTGGTTCTGCGCATGACCATCGAGGACGTTCTCAAGGCTGCCGGTCTCAAGGCCCAGGTCGTCGTGAGCGATATCGGGACTGCGCGCTCGGAGCAGGCTGATATTATTGTCACTTCTGCCGAATTTGCGCGCCTGTTAGCCGATAGAGGCATCCCTATCGTCGTCATCAAGAACTACGTCGATCGAAAGGAGATGAAAGAGAAGCTGCTGCCCTTGGTGAAAGGCAGCTGA
- a CDS encoding PTS sugar transporter subunit IIA, with protein sequence MASSEAPFQLKDLLTPATIRLHVAASDPGQVIREAGQLLLASGAIEERYIEAMQQALQTYGPYMVIVPGVALLHARPSDGVKRPCMSLLTLEPPVSFGNEDNDPVKIAIAFGAVDRQKHLEALTMLTQLLANEQALSAIQASTSAEEVMHIIAAALPAQ encoded by the coding sequence GTGGCTTCATCAGAAGCGCCGTTTCAGCTCAAAGATTTGCTGACGCCGGCCACGATTCGCCTGCATGTTGCAGCCAGCGATCCGGGGCAGGTCATCCGCGAGGCTGGCCAATTGTTGCTGGCCAGCGGCGCCATCGAGGAGCGCTACATCGAGGCCATGCAGCAGGCCCTACAGACCTACGGCCCTTATATGGTGATTGTGCCAGGCGTGGCGCTCTTACATGCGCGCCCGAGCGATGGCGTGAAACGTCCCTGCATGAGTCTGCTGACGCTGGAGCCTCCCGTGTCCTTTGGCAACGAGGACAATGACCCGGTGAAGATCGCCATTGCCTTTGGCGCGGTTGACCGTCAGAAGCACCTGGAGGCACTCACCATGCTGACCCAACTCTTGGCGAATGAGCAGGCGCTCTCAGCGATTCAGGCCAGCACCTCCGCCGAGGAAGTGATGCACATCATTGCGGCTGCGTTGCCCGCTCAGTGA
- a CDS encoding MerR family transcriptional regulator, producing MLKISDFARLGQVSMRTLRYYDEIGLLKPVQVDTLTGYRYYAVEQLTRLHRILDLKEMGFELAQIVQLLDEQVTPEQLRAVLQQRLAEVQQQILIEQERQARIEARLKQLMLDDQQSSYEVVLKRLKPQLVAASRTTAPSVALQLRFARQMLQFLRDSGVRPGEHILLLTLDANGGEGEGSIVEVAIPVEGSSLGNIVERSGGHITIRELPAVTAATLLYRGGPYGLSEVYQSLATWIEAHGYAVAGPYRHLLLQDQDEDEPEGCLTEVQLPVERKEGGTSRLFFHSGRRPAGAESLALSARATSRR from the coding sequence GTGCTCAAGATCAGCGATTTTGCCAGGCTCGGGCAGGTCTCTATGCGGACCCTGCGCTACTACGACGAGATCGGATTGCTCAAGCCGGTGCAGGTTGATACTCTCACGGGATACCGCTACTATGCCGTCGAACAGCTCACGCGCCTTCACCGCATCCTCGATCTCAAGGAGATGGGCTTCGAACTCGCTCAGATTGTCCAATTGCTGGACGAGCAGGTGACCCCTGAGCAGCTCCGTGCCGTGCTCCAGCAGCGGCTCGCCGAAGTTCAGCAGCAGATTCTCATCGAACAGGAGCGACAGGCACGCATCGAGGCCCGTCTCAAGCAGCTGATGCTCGATGATCAGCAGAGTAGCTACGAGGTTGTCCTGAAACGCCTCAAGCCGCAGCTCGTGGCCGCCAGTCGCACAACAGCCCCCAGCGTCGCGCTCCAACTACGCTTTGCCAGGCAGATGTTGCAATTTTTAAGGGACAGCGGAGTCAGGCCAGGCGAGCACATCCTGTTATTGACGCTGGATGCCAACGGTGGAGAAGGCGAGGGAAGCATTGTGGAGGTGGCTATTCCGGTCGAAGGGTCCTCGCTTGGCAATATCGTCGAACGTAGCGGCGGCCACATCACCATTCGAGAACTGCCCGCAGTGACCGCCGCCACCTTGCTCTACCGGGGAGGCCCCTACGGTCTGAGCGAGGTATATCAGTCGCTGGCCACCTGGATTGAGGCCCACGGCTACGCCGTTGCCGGTCCCTACCGCCATCTGCTCCTGCAAGACCAGGACGAGGACGAACCGGAAGGCTGCCTGACCGAGGTCCAGCTCCCGGTCGAACGCAAAGAGGGGGGAACCAGTCGGCTCTTCTTCCATAGTGGTAGGCGCCCGGCAGGAGCAGAGAGCCTGGCCCTGTCGGCTCGCGCCACCTCGCGAAGGTGA
- a CDS encoding PTS sugar transporter subunit IIA, giving the protein MIGVVLVSHGSLAAGLKDAVEMIAGPQERFVAIGMPAGGSLEQLKREVETAAREVMSDGGVLILIDILGGNPASASLQLALQGTQVICGVNLPMLLEILVQREYMSLRDLTPIAIQAAKEGVINLTQRLADRG; this is encoded by the coding sequence GTGATCGGTGTTGTCCTTGTTTCACATGGCTCGTTAGCCGCCGGATTGAAGGACGCGGTCGAGATGATCGCTGGCCCCCAGGAGCGCTTTGTGGCCATTGGCATGCCCGCTGGTGGCTCGCTTGAGCAGCTCAAGCGGGAGGTCGAAACCGCGGCTCGCGAGGTGATGAGCGATGGCGGGGTGCTCATCCTTATCGACATCCTGGGAGGCAATCCTGCCAGCGCCTCCCTGCAATTGGCGCTGCAAGGAACTCAAGTCATCTGCGGCGTCAATCTGCCGATGCTGCTTGAGATTCTTGTGCAGCGAGAATATATGAGCTTGCGCGATCTCACGCCTATCGCCATTCAGGCCGCGAAAGAAGGCGTGATCAATCTTACCCAGCGTCTGGCTGATCGCGGCTAG
- a CDS encoding HPr family phosphocarrier protein yields the protein MAASTEVVVAYRDGLHARPATLLAKTAAAFSSTITIENLTQGSKPVNAKSPLTVLSIGIQRHDRLRIAADGEDEDEAIEAIARLIASNFGETEEAEQQEQVSNE from the coding sequence TTGGCTGCATCAACAGAAGTGGTTGTTGCCTACCGTGACGGCCTGCATGCCCGTCCGGCCACGCTGCTGGCCAAAACAGCGGCGGCCTTCTCGTCGACGATCACCATCGAAAACCTGACGCAAGGCAGCAAGCCGGTGAACGCCAAAAGTCCGCTGACAGTCTTATCAATCGGTATCCAGCGCCATGACCGGCTGCGCATCGCTGCCGATGGAGAAGACGAAGACGAGGCCATAGAGGCCATCGCCCGGCTCATCGCCAGCAATTTCGGCGAAACTGAGGAGGCTGAGCAGCAGGAGCAAGTGAGCAATGAGTGA
- the ptsP gene encoding phosphoenolpyruvate--protein phosphotransferase, producing the protein MSEKRIRGIAASPGIAIGPVYRYEPSLIKVEAEAGQDAATELARLEAALAAARQEIRLLAEEAGRAVGPKEAAIFSAHELFLQDPELLQQVQGRIRQRQSAASAWQAGFQHYIQQLQAVQNEYLQARVLDLEDVAQRVLRHLTGQAEESWQLSEQAVIVAYELTPSAIVRCPREQVLAFCTAQGGPTSHVAILARALGVPAVVGLGEGLDVVRPGQVVIVDGEQGLVIAEPEAETLARYRQQAQWLQSQARHAAEARQQLACTRDGRCYPVRANIQAPEEVAAVRTFGAEGIGLLRTEFLFLDRRQAPSEEEQREVYRAIIEAVQPAPVVFRTFDIGGDKPVPYLSLPRESNPFLGVRGVRLGLKQPSLLRTQLRALLRAGAGRELRILFPMVSSYEEVEALRRLVQEVEQELGQQGQERAERVELGIMIEVPAAALLADVLADAVDFFSLGTNDLTQYVLAADRTNEGTASLADPFHPALLRLLQLTIEAAHRHQRRVEICGELASEPLALPLLLGLGIDELSMVPQAVPRCKQVIRRWTLQEAQQVAQQALRLPTAAEVRSYLHTCSPDEYSSF; encoded by the coding sequence ATGAGTGAGAAGCGAATCCGTGGCATAGCGGCCTCCCCAGGGATTGCCATCGGTCCGGTCTACCGCTATGAGCCGTCCCTCATCAAAGTCGAGGCGGAAGCGGGCCAGGATGCGGCGACGGAGCTGGCGCGTCTCGAAGCGGCCCTGGCTGCGGCTCGCCAGGAAATTCGGCTCCTGGCCGAGGAAGCCGGCAGGGCTGTTGGTCCCAAGGAGGCGGCCATCTTCTCCGCGCACGAGCTGTTTCTCCAAGATCCTGAGTTGCTGCAGCAGGTGCAGGGGCGCATCCGCCAGCGGCAGAGTGCGGCCTCTGCCTGGCAGGCGGGATTTCAACACTATATTCAGCAACTGCAAGCGGTCCAGAACGAGTATTTACAGGCCCGTGTCCTCGACCTGGAGGATGTGGCGCAGCGGGTCCTCCGTCACCTGACAGGGCAGGCTGAAGAGAGCTGGCAACTAAGCGAGCAGGCGGTCATTGTTGCATACGAGCTGACCCCTTCGGCGATCGTGCGCTGTCCGCGGGAACAGGTGCTGGCTTTCTGCACGGCCCAGGGAGGGCCGACCTCTCATGTGGCCATTCTGGCCCGGGCCTTGGGAGTGCCGGCGGTGGTTGGCCTAGGAGAAGGGCTAGACGTTGTACGCCCCGGGCAGGTTGTGATCGTCGACGGAGAGCAGGGCCTTGTCATTGCCGAGCCGGAGGCTGAGACCCTGGCTCGCTATCGTCAGCAGGCCCAGTGGCTCCAGAGCCAGGCCAGGCACGCGGCGGAAGCCAGGCAGCAGCTGGCCTGTACCAGAGATGGTCGATGCTACCCAGTGCGGGCCAACATCCAGGCTCCGGAGGAGGTGGCCGCAGTGCGAACCTTTGGAGCCGAAGGAATAGGTCTCCTGCGCACCGAATTTCTCTTCCTTGATCGCCGCCAGGCGCCCAGCGAAGAGGAGCAGCGAGAGGTCTATCGCGCGATCATCGAAGCGGTCCAGCCGGCACCTGTCGTCTTCCGTACCTTTGACATTGGAGGGGACAAGCCGGTCCCCTATCTCTCCCTGCCGCGCGAGTCCAACCCATTTCTGGGCGTGCGGGGGGTACGCCTGGGTTTGAAACAGCCGTCGCTCTTGCGTACCCAGCTGCGGGCCTTGCTCCGCGCGGGTGCAGGGCGGGAGCTGCGCATCCTTTTCCCAATGGTGAGCAGCTACGAGGAAGTCGAGGCCCTGCGTCGCCTCGTGCAGGAAGTAGAGCAAGAGCTAGGTCAGCAAGGGCAGGAGCGGGCCGAGCGCGTCGAGCTTGGCATCATGATTGAAGTGCCAGCTGCCGCCCTGCTCGCCGACGTCCTGGCCGATGCCGTTGACTTCTTCAGCCTGGGCACCAACGACCTCACCCAGTATGTCCTGGCTGCCGATCGCACCAACGAGGGCACAGCCTCCCTGGCCGACCCTTTTCATCCCGCACTCCTGCGTCTGCTCCAGCTGACTATCGAGGCGGCTCACCGTCACCAGCGTCGCGTGGAGATCTGCGGAGAACTGGCCAGCGAGCCGCTGGCCCTGCCTCTCTTGCTGGGTCTGGGCATCGATGAGCTGAGCATGGTCCCCCAGGCAGTTCCGCGCTGCAAACAGGTGATCCGTCGCTGGACCCTGCAGGAAGCTCAGCAGGTGGCCCAGCAGGCCCTCCGCCTGCCCACAGCGGCAGAGGTACGCTCGTACCTGCACACCTGCTCTCCTGATGAATATTCTTCTTTTTAA
- a CDS encoding response regulator produces the protein MATGIGKARRILLAEDELALRDFVSRNLRVRGFEVLEASTGLEALALFERERPHLLILDLMMPRLDGLEVCQRVREQSTVPIIVLTALDAERDKVAALDLGADDYLTKPFGVEELLARVRAVLRRAQWESETAIQPALGMRRFGEIEIDLARRIVRRGGEEVRLSPTEFALLEQLVTQAGKVLTHRWLLQRVWGPEYGGEVEYLRVYLNRLRQKLEPDPAHPRYFLTEPGVGYRFAPPGPDME, from the coding sequence ATGGCCACAGGAATAGGGAAGGCCAGGCGCATCTTGCTTGCTGAGGATGAGCTGGCACTGCGCGACTTTGTGAGCCGCAATCTACGTGTGCGCGGCTTCGAAGTGTTGGAAGCCAGTACCGGTCTGGAGGCACTGGCGCTTTTTGAGCGCGAGCGACCGCACCTGCTGATTCTTGATCTGATGATGCCCCGGCTGGACGGGCTAGAGGTCTGCCAGCGTGTGCGCGAGCAGTCAACGGTTCCCATTATTGTGCTGACGGCCCTCGACGCCGAACGGGACAAGGTGGCCGCCCTGGATCTGGGGGCCGATGACTATCTGACGAAGCCCTTCGGGGTTGAGGAGCTGCTTGCACGGGTACGAGCCGTCCTGCGGCGTGCCCAGTGGGAGAGCGAGACTGCGATACAGCCGGCGCTGGGAATGCGACGCTTCGGGGAGATCGAGATCGATCTGGCCCGGCGCATCGTCCGCCGTGGCGGCGAGGAGGTCCGCCTCTCGCCGACGGAGTTCGCTCTGCTGGAGCAGCTGGTGACCCAGGCCGGCAAAGTGCTGACACATCGCTGGCTGCTTCAGCGGGTCTGGGGACCGGAGTACGGCGGTGAGGTGGAGTATCTGCGCGTCTATCTCAATCGCCTGCGCCAGAAACTGGAGCCTGACCCAGCCCACCCACGCTACTTTCTCACCGAACCAGGGGTAGGCTATCGCTTTGCACCCCCTGGCCCTGATATGGAGTAG
- a CDS encoding ATP-binding protein — MRPALRRSLLTRLLTVYLLFVVVVLLGGARINMLVEQRLRSDVQASDQALAEEIARETSLQLLGAEQALQSLGRLVLASQSEAPARLEQLFQAWHDARSDVDHVYWLDPFGAVLVAWPADHTDHIITGAEFSPPTVVEQALKSDQPAFEVGIVGLSSSRLATPGVIVAQAVRTQGRLHGLVAANFSLAELSLPLANVVQAQQRQSKHLMITVIDSNGVVVAASERRRLLETALGELPGAAQALQGQSLSRTGPGPNGQDWLFSSVPVPKIGWAVVVERPASEALAVVDQFHLWLLLVALLFSLGGLLFWLLLHLRVIRPLQMLASQHQALPASTAAIPATTRQLARQHDEIGELARSLIRLERDGLRKLSELRTLLETSSAVVRSLDPRAVIEEIMYEVQRLVDVQAVAVLLPDTQGVLRVLQSSGHSERYDRQLSLAPERVSSAAVLALNSGQPVQKLLDGSQPSFAYDDGFRAVLALPIISHHVGSVVLVVHRREPRLFEEHEVQLLSTFANYATLAWEHAVLYERSDERLREVARENEGLYRRATEEKQRLAAIMESMQDGLLLLGTDGQILYANQAACAIAGLPRTALEGHAIATFYEALQATGAEAAACARALSRTEPATFLIENSEGTQARALQMRLFAVQSEGGETIGRGLLVRDVTRERELDEFKTTLLAAVGHEVRTPLAAIKGYASTLLQQDVVWPPEEQQQFLQTIMQEADRLTQLVRNLLDLSRQEAGLLQLRRIPVDPRALVRAVGERIKPGAATLAVEIPPGLPPVLVDRGRIDVVLHNLISNALLYGAHHVRVRAWPSTDEEGTLTFAVLDDGPGIAPEELPHIFERFYRSPRGRRQHAGGTGLGLAICKAFVEAHGGRIWAQSGPAGTVMCFSLPCASQSALRTLHEAVDEEEGDSSDGHRNREGQAHLAC, encoded by the coding sequence ATGCGGCCTGCGCTTCGTCGCTCCCTACTGACTCGTCTGCTCACGGTCTATCTTCTCTTCGTCGTGGTTGTCCTGCTTGGTGGGGCCAGAATCAATATGCTCGTTGAACAGCGGCTGCGCAGCGATGTTCAGGCTTCAGATCAGGCCCTGGCCGAGGAAATCGCCCGGGAGACGAGTCTGCAGCTGCTGGGAGCCGAACAGGCGTTACAGAGCCTGGGTCGGCTGGTGCTGGCCTCCCAGAGCGAGGCCCCAGCCAGGCTGGAACAGCTCTTCCAGGCCTGGCATGACGCCCGGAGCGACGTCGATCATGTCTACTGGCTTGACCCCTTCGGCGCGGTGCTGGTAGCCTGGCCGGCTGACCATACTGACCATATCATCACTGGGGCCGAATTCTCGCCCCCCACGGTCGTTGAGCAGGCGCTGAAGAGCGACCAGCCGGCCTTTGAGGTGGGCATCGTCGGCCTGTCCTCCAGCAGGCTCGCAACCCCAGGGGTCATTGTGGCTCAGGCCGTACGCACTCAGGGCCGCCTGCATGGACTGGTCGCCGCCAACTTCTCCCTGGCAGAGCTGAGCCTGCCGCTAGCCAACGTGGTTCAGGCCCAGCAGCGACAAAGCAAGCATTTGATGATCACAGTGATCGACAGCAATGGGGTCGTGGTGGCTGCCTCCGAGCGCAGGCGTCTGCTGGAGACGGCCCTTGGCGAGTTGCCCGGAGCGGCCCAGGCGCTTCAGGGTCAGAGCCTCTCACGTACAGGACCAGGACCGAATGGCCAGGACTGGCTGTTTAGTTCTGTGCCAGTGCCGAAAATCGGCTGGGCGGTGGTAGTCGAGCGCCCGGCGAGTGAGGCGCTGGCTGTCGTCGATCAGTTCCATCTCTGGCTCTTGCTCGTGGCCTTGCTCTTCAGCCTGGGCGGCCTGCTCTTCTGGTTGCTCCTCCACTTGCGCGTTATCCGTCCCCTGCAGATGCTGGCCAGTCAGCATCAGGCGCTACCGGCGAGTACCGCAGCCATCCCTGCAACCACGCGCCAGCTTGCCCGCCAACACGATGAGATTGGCGAGCTGGCGCGCTCGTTGATCCGCCTGGAGCGCGACGGCCTGCGCAAGCTGAGCGAGCTGCGTACCTTGCTAGAGACCTCGAGCGCCGTGGTTCGCTCCCTTGATCCTCGAGCCGTCATCGAAGAAATCATGTACGAGGTACAGCGCCTGGTTGATGTCCAGGCGGTGGCCGTGCTGCTGCCCGACACGCAAGGGGTACTGCGGGTACTGCAAAGCAGTGGCCATAGCGAGCGCTACGATCGCCAGCTCTCCCTTGCGCCTGAGCGGGTCAGTTCAGCGGCGGTGCTGGCTCTTAATAGCGGCCAGCCGGTGCAGAAGCTGCTCGATGGCAGCCAGCCCTCTTTTGCCTACGACGACGGCTTCCGCGCGGTGCTCGCCTTACCCATCATCAGCCATCACGTTGGCAGCGTCGTCCTGGTGGTTCACCGACGGGAGCCACGCCTCTTCGAGGAGCATGAGGTTCAGTTACTGTCAACCTTCGCTAACTACGCGACGCTCGCCTGGGAGCACGCCGTCCTCTACGAGCGCAGCGACGAACGGCTGCGCGAGGTCGCCAGGGAGAATGAAGGCCTCTACCGGCGGGCAACAGAGGAGAAACAGCGGCTGGCGGCCATTATGGAGAGTATGCAGGATGGGCTGCTCCTATTAGGCACCGATGGCCAGATTCTCTACGCCAATCAGGCGGCCTGTGCCATTGCCGGCCTGCCACGGACAGCCCTGGAGGGGCACGCCATTGCCACCTTTTATGAGGCCCTGCAGGCGACCGGAGCCGAGGCCGCCGCCTGCGCGCGCGCTTTGAGTCGGACAGAGCCGGCCACGTTTCTGATCGAGAACAGCGAGGGAACACAGGCCCGGGCCCTGCAGATGCGCCTCTTCGCCGTGCAAAGCGAGGGCGGGGAGACCATTGGGCGCGGCTTACTGGTACGCGACGTCACCCGCGAGCGAGAGCTGGATGAGTTTAAGACGACGCTGCTGGCCGCGGTCGGCCACGAGGTGCGCACGCCGCTGGCAGCCATCAAGGGCTACGCTTCAACGTTGCTGCAGCAAGATGTGGTCTGGCCTCCAGAGGAGCAGCAGCAGTTTCTGCAGACCATCATGCAGGAGGCCGATCGCCTGACGCAGCTGGTGCGCAACCTGCTTGACCTCTCGCGGCAGGAGGCTGGCCTGCTGCAACTCAGACGCATCCCCGTCGATCCGCGCGCGCTGGTGCGGGCAGTCGGAGAGCGCATCAAGCCGGGAGCGGCGACGCTGGCGGTGGAGATCCCGCCAGGGCTGCCACCGGTACTGGTGGATCGCGGGAGAATCGACGTAGTTCTGCACAATTTGATCAGCAATGCCTTGCTCTATGGAGCGCACCATGTACGGGTCAGGGCCTGGCCCTCTACGGACGAGGAGGGGACTCTGACCTTTGCTGTGCTTGATGATGGACCGGGTATTGCCCCCGAGGAGCTGCCACATATTTTCGAGCGCTTCTATCGGTCCCCGCGCGGACGCCGCCAGCACGCTGGCGGGACGGGGCTGGGCCTGGCAATTTGCAAAGCCTTCGTGGAGGCGCACGGAGGACGCATCTGGGCACAGAGCGGTCCGGCGGGCACAGTGATGTGCTTTTCGTTGCCATGCGCCTCGCAGTCGGCACTGAGGACGCTGCACGAGGCAGTCGACGAAGAAGAGGGAGATTCCAGCGATGGCCACAGGAATAGGGAAGGCCAGGCGCATCTTGCTTGCTGA
- a CDS encoding ABC transporter substrate-binding protein — protein sequence MSVKRQWLRQPITVLLLVLAMLVSACGGSASGPTVSNGKIQLKIMVGGLSKQIYLPNMLTQRLGYFAQEGLAVTLIDEASGQSAEDEVLAGQVDAGSGSYNHTIELQAAGKQMECVVQLDIAPGEAEIVATREAGQIRSVNDLKGKNLGVTELGSGTQTLTTVLLHKVGIASNQVHFVPVGAGDTFIAALQQGKIDAGMTTEPTISRILASGLGKVLVDLRTPQTTQAALGGPYPFICVFMRNDYVNAHKDVVQKLVNAYVKTLRWIHSHTAEQIADMMPADYYAGNKQLYVTALQNQLAIFSPDGLMPTGGPEFVLSTEQQSNSSVQGKQIDLSTTYTNEFASKAS from the coding sequence ATGAGTGTCAAGCGACAGTGGCTGCGACAGCCCATTACCGTGCTCCTGCTCGTGCTGGCCATGCTGGTCAGTGCCTGTGGAGGCAGCGCGAGCGGGCCAACGGTGAGCAATGGCAAGATCCAGCTCAAGATCATGGTTGGTGGCTTAAGCAAACAGATTTATTTACCTAACATGTTGACCCAACGGCTCGGCTACTTCGCTCAGGAGGGTCTAGCAGTCACGCTCATTGATGAAGCCTCTGGCCAGTCCGCTGAGGACGAGGTGTTAGCCGGTCAGGTTGATGCCGGTTCCGGTTCCTATAACCATACTATTGAGTTGCAAGCGGCAGGAAAACAGATGGAGTGTGTGGTGCAGCTCGACATCGCCCCAGGCGAGGCCGAGATTGTGGCCACGCGCGAGGCCGGCCAGATCCGCTCTGTGAACGACCTCAAGGGGAAGAATCTCGGGGTTACCGAGCTGGGTTCGGGAACGCAAACCCTGACCACTGTCCTTCTTCACAAGGTAGGCATCGCTTCCAATCAGGTCCACTTCGTCCCTGTGGGGGCTGGGGACACCTTTATTGCCGCCTTGCAGCAGGGCAAGATCGACGCCGGCATGACGACAGAGCCGACTATCTCACGCATCCTGGCGAGCGGCCTCGGTAAGGTCCTCGTCGATCTGCGCACGCCCCAGACCACGCAAGCCGCCCTCGGTGGTCCTTACCCCTTCATCTGCGTCTTCATGCGCAATGACTATGTGAATGCCCACAAGGATGTGGTGCAGAAGCTTGTCAACGCCTACGTGAAAACACTGAGGTGGATTCATAGCCATACGGCGGAGCAGATCGCCGACATGATGCCAGCCGACTACTACGCCGGCAATAAGCAGCTGTATGTGACGGCGCTGCAGAACCAGCTGGCGATTTTCAGTCCCGATGGCCTGATGCCCACCGGTGGCCCGGAGTTTGTTCTGAGTACCGAGCAACAGTCAAATAGCTCAGTGCAGGGGAAGCAGATCGATCTGAGCACGACCTACACCAATGAGTTCGCCAGCAAGGCCAGTTAG